Proteins encoded in a region of the Halococcus agarilyticus genome:
- a CDS encoding DUF5787 family protein, translating to MTQSADSEFEFELRVCAWAERNWPPGDTHDPDTTAIVARQLGTKHRRWDTVIVEADTDALAARARFGSQRLDSDLLGVVRHAPAEWTWYRDALPEPEYPWRYVREAVHRAADRGILETRQRGNRIELRRKWAYPDWIERVIAVENKPDLTASAARALAGQIEHDVALGLADEVWVATAATDESIEPVLLEDFPVEAGVLVLGDGSPGDEPGGIDDASVAWHPRTLAVDEPGTRILDRPTGGTHDRSAARFEYANPEWKREKRLAIAERAYERGWRSYVDTMRPDCRHFELRRDARDGSRDVLPWCVAKERRQTAAECAGSCRKFEPEPPNWRSKAWPIEGGPGSAVKRLLARRRERRRPDALE from the coding sequence GTGACGCAGAGCGCCGACAGCGAGTTCGAGTTCGAACTCCGAGTGTGTGCCTGGGCCGAGCGCAACTGGCCGCCGGGCGACACGCACGACCCCGATACCACCGCAATCGTCGCGCGCCAGCTCGGCACGAAACACCGACGGTGGGACACCGTGATCGTCGAGGCCGACACCGACGCGCTCGCAGCGCGCGCCCGATTCGGTTCCCAGCGACTCGATTCGGACCTCCTCGGTGTCGTTCGGCACGCACCCGCCGAGTGGACGTGGTACCGCGACGCGCTCCCCGAGCCCGAGTATCCCTGGCGGTACGTCCGTGAGGCCGTCCACCGCGCGGCCGATCGCGGAATTCTCGAAACCAGACAGCGCGGCAACCGGATCGAACTCCGACGAAAGTGGGCGTACCCAGACTGGATCGAGCGCGTGATCGCGGTCGAGAACAAACCCGATCTCACCGCGAGCGCCGCGCGCGCCCTCGCGGGCCAGATCGAACACGACGTCGCGCTCGGCCTCGCCGACGAGGTCTGGGTCGCGACCGCGGCGACCGACGAATCCATCGAACCCGTTCTGCTCGAAGATTTCCCAGTCGAGGCGGGCGTGCTGGTTCTCGGTGACGGTTCGCCTGGCGACGAGCCGGGCGGCATCGACGACGCGAGCGTCGCGTGGCACCCGCGAACGCTCGCGGTCGACGAGCCAGGGACGCGGATTCTCGATCGACCCACAGGTGGGACTCACGACCGGTCGGCCGCGCGTTTCGAGTACGCGAACCCCGAGTGGAAACGAGAGAAGCGGCTCGCGATCGCCGAGCGCGCGTACGAGCGCGGCTGGCGGTCGTACGTCGATACGATGCGACCCGACTGTCGCCATTTCGAGCTTCGTCGCGACGCGCGCGACGGGAGTCGGGACGTGCTGCCGTGGTGTGTGGCGAAGGAGCGCCGCCAGACCGCGGCCGAGTGTGCGGGGTCGTGTCGGAAGTTCGAACCCGAACCCCCGAACTGGCGCTCGAAGGCCTGGCCGATCGAGGGAGGACCAGGCAGCGCCGTGAAGCGGTTGCTGGCGCGGCGACGCGAGCGACGACGACCCGACGCGCTGGAGTGA
- a CDS encoding bis(5'-nucleosyl)-tetraphosphatase has product MAVEAISAGAILFRDTRGRREYLLLKSRPGDWEFPKGGVEGSEELQQTAIREVGEEAGITDFRLLNGFRREYSYVFQAGGETIHKTVHLFIAESEEASAELSHEHRDHQWRDYEQAINTITQDGPRDILREAHRFLDDEEY; this is encoded by the coding sequence ATGGCAGTCGAAGCGATCAGTGCGGGGGCTATCCTCTTCCGGGATACGAGGGGCCGCCGCGAGTACCTGCTCCTCAAGAGCCGCCCCGGGGACTGGGAGTTCCCCAAAGGCGGCGTCGAAGGGAGCGAAGAACTCCAACAGACCGCGATCCGCGAGGTCGGCGAGGAGGCCGGGATCACCGATTTCCGGCTCCTCAACGGCTTTCGCCGCGAGTACAGCTACGTGTTCCAGGCGGGCGGCGAGACGATCCACAAGACCGTCCACCTGTTCATCGCCGAATCCGAGGAAGCGAGCGCCGAGCTTTCGCACGAACACCGCGACCACCAGTGGCGCGACTACGAGCAGGCCATCAACACCATCACGCAGGACGGCCCGCGCGACATCCTCCGGGAGGCCCACCGCTTCCTCGACGACGAGGAGTACTGA
- a CDS encoding uS10/mL48 family ribosomal protein has translation MPFVTKLRLTSGDRGALDREIADIKAAAARKGVEFNGPHPDPPAERRVPQSKHLSARGGRFENWTYTVYARSIEIVGHDEFARSVADGFPAGIHAEVEIDQVRSAGSS, from the coding sequence ATGCCTTTCGTCACGAAACTCAGACTCACGAGCGGCGACCGGGGGGCGCTCGATCGGGAGATCGCCGACATCAAGGCGGCCGCCGCGCGCAAGGGCGTGGAGTTCAACGGTCCCCACCCGGATCCACCCGCAGAGCGCCGGGTCCCCCAGTCGAAACACCTCTCGGCCCGCGGCGGTCGCTTCGAGAACTGGACGTACACCGTCTACGCCCGTTCGATCGAGATCGTCGGTCACGACGAGTTCGCCCGATCGGTCGCGGACGGGTTCCCCGCCGGGATCCACGCCGAAGTCGAGATCGATCAGGTCCGGTCGGCGGGATCGAGCTGA
- a CDS encoding ABC transporter permease subunit → MTWRDVFRRDLRSVYRSRTGTAVAAILALSTVVAVGLFALAEDTAVLGGIGALLTIVVLLALVFVGSPRSIAITVLAFTVIAVGVTFLVAGLRPAEAARPEMQLAVVSVGSALSVLLPLVALVGSYAALVGERETGSVRFLLGLPNSRTDAYAGKYLSRAAVVLVPLAVGLCLTAVVVGLTFADGSVLGIVGLTTVSIPYALLFVGIGLSASAYADTSNRSVAVVIAAFVVFRVGWPAIQLLGLQGLEDPFPRPEWFFWVGRTNPINAYVKLTTLFAEFEYGHPLISTPGTMAGPFSPSEPAVETIATSHWFAAVVLLAWTVLAPIAGLLYFRDRDVL, encoded by the coding sequence GTGACCTGGCGCGACGTGTTCCGGCGGGACCTCCGGAGCGTGTACCGCTCGCGGACCGGGACCGCGGTCGCGGCGATCCTCGCGCTGAGCACGGTCGTCGCGGTCGGGCTGTTCGCGCTCGCGGAGGACACCGCGGTGCTCGGGGGGATCGGCGCGCTTCTCACGATCGTGGTGCTTCTCGCGCTCGTGTTCGTCGGCAGTCCACGATCGATCGCGATCACGGTCCTCGCGTTCACGGTGATCGCAGTGGGGGTGACCTTCCTGGTCGCGGGTTTGCGTCCCGCCGAGGCCGCGCGACCGGAGATGCAGCTCGCGGTCGTCAGCGTCGGAAGCGCGCTCTCCGTTCTGCTCCCGCTAGTCGCGCTCGTCGGCAGCTACGCCGCCCTGGTCGGCGAGCGCGAGACCGGCAGCGTCCGCTTTCTCCTCGGGCTGCCGAACTCCCGCACCGACGCCTACGCCGGCAAGTATCTGAGTCGGGCGGCGGTCGTGCTCGTCCCGCTCGCCGTGGGGCTCTGTCTCACCGCCGTCGTCGTGGGACTCACGTTCGCGGACGGCTCCGTGCTGGGGATCGTCGGGCTCACGACCGTGTCGATCCCGTACGCACTCCTGTTCGTCGGGATCGGACTCTCGGCCTCCGCGTACGCCGACACCTCGAACCGTTCGGTCGCGGTGGTGATCGCAGCGTTCGTCGTCTTTCGGGTCGGGTGGCCCGCCATCCAGCTTCTCGGGCTCCAGGGATTGGAGGATCCGTTCCCTCGCCCGGAGTGGTTCTTCTGGGTCGGGCGGACCAACCCGATCAACGCCTACGTGAAGCTCACGACGCTGTTCGCGGAGTTCGAGTACGGCCACCCGCTCATCTCGACGCCTGGAACGATGGCAGGTCCGTTCTCGCCGTCCGAGCCGGCGGTGGAGACGATCGCGACCTCCCACTGGTTCGCCGCGGTCGTCCTCCTCGCGTGGACGGTTCTCGCCCCGATCGCCGGGCTGCTCTACTTCCGCGATCGCGATGTTCTCTGA
- a CDS encoding ABC transporter ATP-binding protein: protein MSAIEIDRLTKRYGDVTAVDGLSLSVESGEVFGFLGPNGAGKSTTINAMLDFTTPSSGSVRVFGHDAHEESVAVRRRAGLLLEGYGAYPRLTGREHVEHAIATKDADDDPLELLERVGLTEAADRRAGGYSKGMRQRMAIAVALVGRPDLLVLDEPSTGLDPNGARRLREVVTAEADRGATVFFSSHILEQVEAVADRIAILRGGELEAVGGVRELRERLGTGTTVELDVTNATDELHDRLRVLDGVSDVTARNGTVAVACDGHGDTKRCVLNAAADAGVYRDFTVREASLDDVFSQYTEGKA from the coding sequence ATGTCAGCTATCGAGATAGACAGGCTCACCAAACGCTACGGCGACGTGACAGCCGTCGACGGTCTGTCGCTGTCGGTCGAGTCCGGCGAAGTGTTCGGGTTTTTAGGACCGAACGGCGCGGGCAAGTCGACCACGATCAACGCCATGCTCGACTTCACGACGCCCAGCAGCGGCTCGGTTCGGGTCTTCGGTCACGACGCCCACGAGGAGTCGGTCGCGGTCCGTCGCCGGGCCGGACTTCTCCTCGAAGGCTACGGCGCGTACCCCCGACTCACCGGGCGCGAGCACGTCGAGCACGCCATCGCGACCAAGGACGCCGACGACGACCCCCTCGAACTGCTCGAACGCGTCGGACTCACGGAGGCCGCCGACCGCCGCGCCGGCGGCTACTCGAAGGGGATGCGCCAGCGGATGGCGATCGCGGTCGCGCTCGTCGGCCGGCCCGACCTCCTCGTTCTCGACGAGCCCTCGACGGGACTCGACCCGAACGGCGCGCGCCGGCTCCGCGAGGTCGTCACGGCGGAGGCCGACCGCGGCGCGACCGTGTTCTTTTCGAGCCACATCCTCGAACAGGTCGAGGCGGTCGCCGACCGGATCGCCATCCTCCGCGGCGGCGAGCTCGAAGCGGTCGGCGGCGTCAGGGAGCTCCGCGAGCGACTCGGAACGGGAACGACGGTGGAACTCGACGTGACGAACGCGACCGACGAACTCCACGATCGGCTCCGAGTTCTCGACGGCGTCTCCGACGTGACCGCGCGCAACGGCACCGTCGCGGTCGCGTGCGACGGTCACGGCGATACCAAGCGCTGTGTGCTGAACGCGGCGGCCGACGCGGGCGTCTATCGGGACTTCACGGTGCGCGAGGCATCGCTCGACGACGTGTTCTCGCAGTACACGGAGGGGAAGGCGTGA